One window of the Flavobacteriaceae bacterium YJPT1-3 genome contains the following:
- a CDS encoding SusD/RagB family nutrient-binding outer membrane lipoprotein: MKTNYSYQYPVLKTASIAVFILLVGAFIPLSCTSDFEEINTNPNAPVSVQPSLLLRQVIYNYGEEMSYEGFVAGDLLAQHRTAVDFNLFDRHALKSPQLGGNPWPILYTNLRDNELILKQAQTNPTLAVYEGPALILKAYMGATLTDLFGDVPYFEAFNGVDGSISPAYDLQEQIYLDAGGILDNLDRGIVALSNYSGTVPLEGDLLFNGDLQAWIKFANALKIKQLLRISAQIDVSASLQELYDANNFINTNAENAVFDFSASAPNSFRLAQLRIGDFNNFVLSKTMEQILVDLNDTRLGIFFQPTASEETQFNGLINGIDASQTSIELANFSLSGTRFRESSQDLDANFLTAWETKFNLAEAAARGLINADARALYEEGVTLAFEYWLTELPADYLSGPAAYDAANTTPLQQIITQKWIANLINGYEGWTEWRRTGFPEFLPLEASLNDGLIPVRMPYPAEEEALNAANYEEAAQRTNGNSINVPVWWDLN, translated from the coding sequence ATGAAAACGAACTATTCATACCAATACCCCGTATTGAAGACCGCTTCTATTGCTGTATTCATTTTGCTTGTTGGAGCCTTTATTCCCCTAAGCTGCACCTCTGATTTTGAGGAGATCAATACCAATCCCAACGCTCCGGTCAGCGTGCAACCTAGTTTATTGTTGCGTCAGGTCATCTATAATTATGGCGAAGAAATGAGCTATGAGGGCTTTGTTGCCGGCGATCTGCTAGCACAGCATCGCACCGCCGTAGATTTTAATTTATTTGACCGGCACGCCTTAAAATCACCGCAGCTGGGAGGAAACCCCTGGCCTATTCTCTACACCAATTTGAGAGATAACGAACTGATCTTAAAACAAGCACAAACCAACCCTACGTTGGCAGTCTATGAAGGTCCTGCGCTGATCCTAAAAGCCTATATGGGAGCTACCCTGACTGATCTTTTTGGAGACGTGCCCTATTTTGAGGCCTTTAATGGGGTGGACGGCTCCATCAGTCCGGCCTACGATCTTCAGGAACAAATTTATTTGGACGCAGGAGGTATATTGGACAATTTAGATCGAGGTATTGTGGCACTGAGCAACTACTCAGGGACTGTCCCTCTGGAAGGGGATCTGCTCTTTAATGGGGATTTACAGGCCTGGATTAAATTCGCTAATGCTCTTAAGATCAAACAGCTGCTGCGTATTTCTGCGCAGATCGATGTAAGTGCCTCCCTGCAGGAGCTTTATGACGCCAACAACTTTATCAACACCAATGCAGAAAATGCCGTCTTTGACTTTTCGGCTTCTGCTCCCAACAGTTTCCGCCTGGCCCAACTGCGTATTGGTGACTTCAATAATTTCGTATTGTCGAAGACCATGGAGCAAATTTTAGTGGATCTGAACGATACCCGTTTAGGGATATTCTTCCAACCAACGGCTTCGGAGGAAACCCAGTTCAACGGTCTGATCAACGGTATCGATGCTTCTCAAACCTCTATAGAATTGGCTAATTTTTCGTTGTCTGGTACTCGCTTTCGCGAAAGCTCTCAAGACCTGGATGCCAATTTCCTGACCGCCTGGGAGACCAAGTTTAACCTGGCCGAAGCAGCTGCCCGGGGGCTCATCAATGCAGATGCGCGAGCATTGTACGAAGAGGGGGTCACTCTGGCTTTTGAGTACTGGTTGACCGAGCTTCCCGCTGATTATTTGAGCGGGCCGGCAGCCTATGATGCGGCCAATACCACTCCCCTCCAACAGATCATTACTCAAAAGTGGATCGCCAATTTGATCAATGGTTACGAGGGCTGGACGGAATGGAGAAGAACCGGTTTTCCCGAATTCCTGCCGTTGGAAGCCAGTCTTAATGACGGACTCATTCCGGTGCGCATGCCCTATCCGGCAGAAGAAGAAGCCCTGAACGCTGCCAATTATGAAGAAGCCGCCCAGCGTACGAACGGCAATAGTATTAATGTTCCTGTTTGGTGGGACCTCAACTAG
- a CDS encoding sodium:solute symporter, whose protein sequence is MNVMLWQWGLIVVSSLILFVLSPLAKTADAFFKATHRDKAPSALMLTGSLIISWIFAKSITNAANLGLEFGLVGGVAYAGYYLSFAVAGVLLYQLRTKGGFHSIHEFLTTRFGKGAMRLFSILIAIRLFNEVWSNTMVIGSYFGDLGTTIYYAAILVFTLLTLAYALKGGLSSSIFTDVIQMVLFGVLLAVILGIIFGTAGFTVSETVTSGTWDLDLGVNLLLAALLQSFSYPFHDPVLTDRAFISSPRVTLKSFLWASVIGALCIVLFSIIGIYAASEGMEGQAAVAVGKSFGIIVLLIINFIMITSAASTLDSTFSSFSKLLAVDLKLGKNLSTGRLAMAVVAVLGTIPIFLDAEILSATTISGTMVIGLTPVFLLWKTPAPPLSFHLSVLGGLGFGLLLIFELFPQSLIFTSGRYADLLWVNAWGILCCFILYALPLWIKK, encoded by the coding sequence ATGAATGTAATGCTTTGGCAGTGGGGATTGATCGTCGTATCGAGTTTGATACTCTTTGTATTATCGCCCCTGGCTAAAACTGCCGATGCCTTTTTTAAAGCGACCCATAGGGATAAAGCGCCCAGCGCCTTAATGCTTACCGGAAGCCTGATCATCTCCTGGATTTTCGCCAAAAGTATTACCAATGCCGCCAATCTGGGCTTAGAATTCGGACTGGTAGGCGGCGTGGCCTATGCGGGCTATTATTTGTCTTTTGCGGTAGCCGGAGTACTCCTTTATCAGCTGCGTACGAAGGGAGGTTTTCATAGCATACACGAATTTCTTACCACCCGCTTTGGAAAAGGGGCCATGCGATTATTTTCAATTTTGATCGCTATCCGCTTGTTCAATGAGGTATGGAGTAACACCATGGTCATTGGCTCTTATTTTGGCGATCTGGGCACCACCATTTACTATGCGGCTATACTCGTATTTACGCTATTGACCTTGGCCTATGCCTTGAAGGGCGGACTGAGTAGTTCCATTTTTACCGATGTCATTCAAATGGTTTTATTCGGTGTTTTATTGGCCGTCATTTTAGGGATCATTTTCGGAACTGCCGGCTTTACAGTTTCAGAGACCGTGACCAGCGGAACCTGGGATCTTGATCTCGGAGTCAATCTGCTTCTGGCCGCACTGCTTCAGTCATTCAGTTATCCCTTTCACGATCCCGTTCTGACCGACCGCGCCTTCATCAGCAGTCCGAGAGTGACGCTCAAAAGTTTTCTTTGGGCCAGTGTCATCGGGGCACTCTGTATTGTCTTGTTCAGTATCATTGGTATTTATGCGGCCAGCGAAGGCATGGAGGGTCAGGCCGCGGTGGCTGTGGGTAAATCATTCGGTATCATTGTACTGCTGATCATCAATTTCATCATGATCACCAGCGCCGCTTCCACGCTCGATTCTACCTTCAGTTCCTTTTCCAAACTCTTGGCCGTAGATCTCAAATTGGGGAAAAATCTAAGCACCGGTCGATTGGCTATGGCCGTTGTGGCCGTCTTGGGAACCATTCCAATTTTTTTGGATGCAGAAATCCTTTCGGCCACTACGATCTCAGGGACCATGGTGATCGGATTGACTCCGGTATTTTTATTGTGGAAGACACCCGCTCCGCCTTTAAGTTTTCACCTCAGCGTCTTGGGCGGACTTGGTTTCGGTCTTTTGCTCATTTTTGAGCTTTTCCCCCAATCCTTGATCTTTACCTCCGGGCGCTACGCTGATCTGCTGTGGGTCAATGCCTGGGGAATTCTTTGTTGTTTTATATTGTATGCGCTTCCCCTATGGATAAAAAAATAA
- a CDS encoding metallophosphoesterase family protein, whose product MDKKINHLGSLQGRILLFGGVYSNLQALEALIAKAEALGIPPTNCISTGDLVGYCAQPEETISRFIEWGAHSIAGNVELQLREGADDCGCDFRAGSRCDTFSQLWYPYAQSKLSKASINFLSTLPDHIEFQFLNKKIHVLHGSYQQVSEFIFKSTPWSIKQASFDATESQVIIAGHCGLPFHHEQEDLLWLNPGVLGMPANDGSPQVWYAVLDDHSRHLFFKHHTLDYDYRTTSALMHEQPLPPEYARTIITGIWDNTEILPDVEKGLQGFGIKL is encoded by the coding sequence ATGGATAAAAAAATAAACCATCTCGGATCCCTTCAGGGTCGCATCCTCCTCTTTGGCGGCGTCTACAGCAATCTACAAGCTCTGGAGGCCTTGATTGCTAAGGCTGAAGCCCTGGGTATACCACCAACCAATTGCATCAGCACCGGTGATCTTGTTGGCTATTGCGCGCAGCCGGAAGAGACGATCAGCCGCTTTATCGAATGGGGCGCTCACAGTATTGCGGGAAATGTAGAATTGCAATTGCGGGAGGGAGCGGACGATTGTGGCTGTGATTTTAGAGCGGGATCCCGCTGCGATACCTTTTCCCAGCTTTGGTATCCCTATGCTCAATCCAAACTTTCTAAAGCATCCATTAACTTTTTAAGCACCCTACCCGATCATATCGAATTTCAATTCCTCAACAAAAAGATTCATGTCTTGCACGGTTCCTATCAGCAGGTATCGGAGTTTATCTTTAAATCGACCCCCTGGTCGATCAAACAGGCTAGTTTTGATGCCACGGAGAGTCAGGTGATCATTGCCGGCCATTGCGGACTGCCTTTTCACCACGAACAAGAGGACTTGCTATGGCTGAATCCCGGTGTTCTGGGTATGCCGGCCAATGATGGCAGTCCGCAGGTCTGGTATGCCGTCCTGGATGATCATTCCAGGCATTTATTCTTCAAGCATCACACCTTGGATTACGATTACAGAACCACCAGCGCACTGATGCACGAACAGCCTTTACCTCCCGAATATGCCCGAACCATCATTACCGGAATCTGGGACAATACCGAAATCCTCCCCGATGTAGAGAAAGGATTGCAGGGCTTTGGAATAAAACTGTAA
- a CDS encoding rhodanese-like domain-containing protein, whose translation MRNSLVLFLLCCAFPVLGQQPLSELLKQYNTRSIPYISPAELRMNQEQTLILDAREREEYEVSHIPGAIYIGYSDFDEQELQIADSATRTPVVVYCSLGIRSEKIAERLQKMGFSTIKNLYGGIFEWVNQGYPVATMDNRPTQRVHAYSKHWSQWLKAGEAVYKN comes from the coding sequence ATGAGAAATTCACTAGTCCTGTTCTTGCTTTGCTGTGCTTTCCCGGTCCTGGGGCAGCAACCTTTATCAGAGCTGTTGAAACAGTACAACACCCGATCTATACCCTACATCAGCCCGGCTGAATTGCGTATGAATCAGGAACAAACCCTGATCTTAGATGCCCGGGAACGGGAAGAATACGAAGTGAGCCATATTCCTGGAGCCATTTATATTGGGTACTCCGATTTTGACGAACAAGAACTGCAGATTGCTGACTCGGCTACACGTACTCCAGTCGTTGTATACTGCTCCCTAGGCATCCGCTCTGAAAAAATCGCAGAGCGACTGCAGAAGATGGGCTTTAGCACCATTAAAAATCTCTACGGCGGCATCTTTGAATGGGTAAATCAGGGCTATCCTGTCGCCACTATGGACAATAGACCAACACAACGGGTGCATGCCTACTCCAAGCATTGGAGCCAATGGCTTAAAGCAGGAGAAGCTGTGTACAAGAATTAA
- a CDS encoding TIGR04282 family arsenosugar biosynthesis glycosyltransferase — MQEKNSLLIFTRNPELGKCKTRLAATVGDESALAIYRFLLQHTVSITKELPVHKEVHYSVAIRENDLWDPDLYHKELQQGADLGARMEYAFAKAFQRGQNKVIIMGSDLYDLTTTDLQEAFNALEDHDFVVGPATDGGYYLLGMKSLYPALFKNKAWGTDTVLEATLDDLNNENVKLLPERNDIDYYEDLEGIAAFEPFLPQHLKHG; from the coding sequence ATGCAAGAAAAGAATAGTTTACTCATCTTTACCCGCAATCCGGAATTGGGCAAATGCAAGACCCGGCTAGCCGCAACTGTTGGCGACGAATCAGCGCTGGCTATTTATCGCTTTCTACTACAGCACACCGTGAGCATCACCAAGGAGCTCCCCGTTCACAAAGAGGTGCATTATTCAGTAGCGATTCGGGAAAATGATCTCTGGGACCCCGACCTCTACCACAAAGAATTACAGCAAGGAGCAGACCTCGGGGCTCGTATGGAGTACGCTTTCGCGAAAGCATTTCAACGCGGACAAAATAAAGTCATCATCATGGGGTCTGACCTGTACGACCTCACCACGACTGATCTCCAAGAAGCCTTCAATGCCCTGGAGGATCACGACTTTGTGGTAGGACCGGCAACTGATGGAGGTTATTATTTACTGGGTATGAAAAGCCTATATCCAGCTCTTTTTAAAAATAAAGCCTGGGGTACGGATACCGTTCTGGAAGCTACCCTAGACGATCTCAACAATGAAAATGTCAAGCTGCTTCCGGAACGCAATGACATCGATTATTATGAAGACCTGGAAGGGATAGCGGCCTTTGAGCCTTTCCTTCCCCAACACTTAAAACATGGATAA
- a CDS encoding purine-nucleoside phosphorylase, with protein MDKYIQESVAFLKDRGFEAPEVGIILGTGLSKLIDHMEVIKEMSYNLIPYFPTATVEFHKGKLIYGRLGGKKVVVMQGRFHLYEGYSLQDVTYPVRIMKRLGIQKLLVSNASGAINLEFKKGEIMLIDDHINLQGGSPLAFLGVEQLGERFVDMSAPYDAAMSQKIEAIAKEEGIQLHKGVYASVVGPQLETRAEYRYLKIIGADAVGMSTVPEIIVANHLKLPVVALSVLTDECDPDHLEPVDIADIIAQAEKAEPHMITLFTKLIESL; from the coding sequence ATGGATAAATACATACAAGAATCTGTAGCCTTTTTAAAAGACCGCGGTTTTGAAGCTCCTGAAGTGGGCATCATACTCGGTACCGGCCTGAGTAAATTGATCGACCATATGGAGGTGATCAAGGAAATGAGTTACAATTTGATTCCTTATTTCCCCACTGCTACCGTTGAATTCCATAAAGGTAAGCTCATCTACGGTCGGTTAGGCGGGAAGAAGGTCGTGGTTATGCAGGGACGCTTTCACCTCTATGAAGGCTATAGCCTTCAAGACGTCACCTATCCCGTACGTATCATGAAACGCCTGGGTATTCAAAAGTTGCTGGTGAGTAATGCCAGTGGCGCCATCAATTTAGAGTTCAAAAAAGGCGAAATCATGCTCATTGATGACCATATCAATTTGCAGGGTGGATCTCCCCTGGCCTTTCTTGGAGTCGAGCAATTGGGAGAACGCTTTGTCGATATGAGTGCTCCCTACGATGCTGCCATGAGTCAAAAGATCGAAGCCATCGCTAAAGAAGAAGGCATTCAATTGCATAAGGGTGTTTATGCCAGTGTAGTTGGACCCCAGCTAGAAACCCGGGCCGAATACCGCTATTTGAAGATCATCGGTGCTGATGCCGTTGGGATGAGTACGGTGCCTGAGATCATTGTTGCCAATCACCTTAAGTTACCAGTGGTTGCCCTGTCGGTGTTGACCGATGAGTGCGATCCCGATCATCTGGAACCCGTCGATATTGCCGATATCATTGCGCAGGCAGAAAAAGCCGAACCGCATATGATCACTTTGTTTACAAAACTCATCGAATCGCTCTAG
- a CDS encoding DUF547 domain-containing protein, which yields MKKITMLFIILLSLSLQSCSLLAAAGLSSQGQPTKEVTGDLSSITEQSSASLDHSNWDALLKKHVNQEGLVDYQGFQDDRQSLENYLTYLSGQQPDDSWSIQELLAYYINLYNAYTVELILDNYPTQSIKDIEGAWTKAIVPVGDRTLSLGGIENGVLRKMNEPRIHFAINCASISCPKLLREAYTASGIEEQLERATREFINSDKNEISAQDPKVSSLFDWYRKDYLVRGNSSVIEFINTYSNTKINPGVELNYLDYNWGLNAQN from the coding sequence ATGAAAAAAATAACAATGCTCTTTATAATACTGCTTAGTCTAAGTCTGCAGAGCTGCAGTTTACTTGCCGCTGCCGGACTCAGCAGCCAGGGCCAGCCCACTAAGGAAGTCACCGGAGATCTTTCCAGTATTACGGAACAATCTTCAGCTAGCCTGGATCACAGTAATTGGGATGCCCTGCTCAAAAAGCACGTCAACCAAGAGGGCCTGGTCGATTATCAGGGATTTCAAGACGATCGGCAATCCTTGGAGAATTATTTAACCTACTTGTCCGGTCAGCAGCCTGACGATAGCTGGAGTATTCAGGAACTACTCGCCTATTATATTAATCTGTACAATGCCTATACGGTTGAATTGATTCTCGATAATTACCCTACCCAGAGTATCAAGGACATCGAAGGCGCCTGGACCAAGGCGATCGTTCCTGTGGGTGATCGTACGCTTTCTTTAGGTGGAATCGAAAATGGCGTCTTGCGAAAAATGAATGAGCCTCGTATTCATTTTGCGATTAATTGTGCTTCCATTTCCTGCCCAAAATTATTGCGAGAAGCCTATACGGCAAGCGGGATTGAAGAACAACTGGAACGGGCCACGCGAGAATTCATCAACAGTGATAAAAATGAAATTAGTGCGCAGGATCCTAAGGTATCTTCCCTGTTTGACTGGTACCGAAAGGACTATCTGGTGCGTGGTAATTCTAGTGTCATTGAGTTTATCAATACCTACAGCAACACCAAAATCAATCCCGGAGTTGAATTGAACTATCTGGACTATAACTGGGGATTGAATGCGCAGAATTAA
- a CDS encoding TIGR04283 family arsenosugar biosynthesis glycosyltransferase, protein MLSIIIPVLNEEDHIRDLLAHLQQQAKQPERLEIIVVDGGSTDKTVAFAKSSLRDLPAIEVGSRPTGEQSDKSSFGESRPTGARRSKTATLRVIASDQGRAVQMNAGAAIAKGEVLYFLHADSFPPSHYDQHIFNEIKNGKQAGCFRMRFDHSHWWLRLAGWLTRFEHRACRGGDQSQFISKTLFEALGGYDERFTVYEDNDLINKLYARDEFKVLPYWLTTSARRYETNGIWKLQYHFWTIYVKKFFGASADELYDYYKRKIA, encoded by the coding sequence ATGCTATCGATCATCATCCCGGTATTGAATGAGGAAGATCACATTCGTGATTTACTGGCTCATTTACAGCAGCAGGCCAAGCAGCCGGAGCGCCTGGAAATCATCGTGGTTGATGGGGGTAGTACGGATAAAACGGTCGCTTTCGCGAAATCGAGCTTGCGAGACCTGCCTGCCATTGAGGTAGGTTCACGACCAACGGGAGAGCAAAGCGATAAATCGAGCTTCGGAGAATCACGACCAACGGGAGCGCGTAGAAGTAAGACGGCTACACTACGGGTCATTGCAAGTGACCAGGGCAGGGCGGTGCAAATGAATGCAGGCGCTGCCATCGCCAAGGGCGAGGTCTTGTATTTTCTACACGCCGATTCATTTCCACCCTCGCACTACGACCAGCACATATTCAATGAAATCAAAAATGGCAAGCAAGCTGGCTGTTTCCGTATGCGCTTTGATCACAGTCACTGGTGGTTGCGATTAGCCGGATGGCTCACCCGATTCGAGCACCGCGCCTGCCGTGGTGGAGACCAAAGCCAGTTCATTTCGAAAACACTATTTGAAGCATTGGGAGGTTACGATGAACGCTTTACCGTCTATGAAGACAACGATCTGATCAATAAACTCTATGCCCGTGACGAATTTAAAGTCTTACCCTATTGGCTAACCACCTCAGCCCGGCGCTATGAGACCAATGGAATTTGGAAGCTGCAGTATCACTTCTGGACCATATACGTGAAAAAGTTCTTTGGAGCCAGTGCCGATGAGCTGTATGACTATTACAAACGGAAGATCGCCTAA
- a CDS encoding DUF2807 domain-containing protein, protein MKIVKLIIVLSLCWSCDTDQGLTCLQTAGDLVQKEIDLPEFDRILVGQRAQLIIRSGAAQEIVLETGENLLSDVLVAVKDGVLLIENNNSCNLFRDYGLTKIFVTVPALREIRSSTGLPVLSEGVLDFDELRLISTDGPEEDFYHKDGDFQLELNVDRLEIECNGLSNFFLRGSANSLDIQLLEGDSRIEAEDFLVNDVTLFHRGTNDVFLDPQQSIRGELRSTGNLILKNVPPIFEVEAFFTGEIIIED, encoded by the coding sequence ATGAAAATTGTGAAGCTAATTATCGTTTTAAGTCTTTGTTGGAGCTGTGATACCGATCAGGGACTGACCTGCTTGCAAACTGCTGGTGACCTGGTGCAAAAGGAGATAGACTTACCTGAATTTGATCGAATTCTCGTCGGTCAGCGGGCTCAATTGATCATTCGCTCGGGTGCGGCGCAAGAAATTGTGCTGGAGACCGGAGAAAATCTATTGAGCGATGTTTTGGTAGCAGTCAAAGACGGGGTGTTGCTTATTGAAAATAACAACAGCTGCAACTTGTTCCGGGATTACGGGCTGACCAAAATTTTCGTTACGGTTCCCGCTTTACGCGAAATCAGAAGCAGTACCGGGCTTCCGGTGCTCAGCGAAGGCGTACTTGACTTTGACGAGTTGCGTTTGATCAGTACTGATGGTCCCGAAGAGGATTTTTACCATAAGGATGGAGATTTTCAACTGGAACTCAACGTGGACCGCCTGGAGATCGAGTGTAACGGACTCAGCAATTTTTTCCTCCGAGGGAGTGCCAATAGTTTAGACATTCAGCTGCTGGAAGGAGACAGTCGGATTGAAGCAGAAGACTTTTTGGTGAATGATGTGACGCTATTTCATCGCGGTACTAACGATGTGTTCCTTGATCCGCAACAAAGTATTCGTGGAGAGTTGAGAAGTACCGGAAATCTGATCTTAAAAAATGTACCGCCGATCTTTGAAGTGGAAGCCTTTTTTACCGGCGAGATCATCATCGAAGATTAG
- a CDS encoding acyloxyacyl hydrolase: MRYYCVLFLLFVVHQGLTQETERKPFDLEAGYFYGTILEHNPDIAHLITDHPHGFMLAYNRKTYGFNDWERRYNYPDVGVTFAYQDMKNFYLGENYSLYAHYNFYFWKRQLQLRIGQGFAVATKPYDRETNFINNAYGTRILSSTLLKFNYKKDNIYAGIGLQAGITLIHYSNANLKAPNNSTNTFALNLGVHYNPFYEDFPDYIPEGERTAFTEPIKYNLAFRSGVNESDINGSGRFPFYTFSAYADKRINHKSALQVGVDVFFARFLKELIRYESIAFPGEGVTGDEDWRRVGVVIGHELFISKMSFITQLGYHVYYDFDFEGRLYNRIGLKRYFGDTLFAAMTVKSHGAKAEAVEFALGVRL; this comes from the coding sequence ATGCGTTACTATTGTGTTCTATTCTTGCTATTCGTCGTTCATCAGGGGTTGACGCAGGAAACAGAGCGAAAGCCTTTTGATCTGGAAGCCGGATATTTTTATGGAACCATACTGGAGCATAATCCGGACATCGCTCATTTGATTACTGATCATCCCCACGGATTCATGCTGGCTTATAACCGGAAAACCTACGGTTTCAATGATTGGGAGCGTCGCTACAACTATCCTGATGTGGGGGTTACCTTTGCCTATCAGGACATGAAGAATTTCTATCTGGGAGAGAATTACAGTCTCTATGCGCACTATAACTTCTATTTCTGGAAGCGACAACTGCAATTGCGCATTGGTCAGGGATTTGCCGTGGCTACTAAACCTTATGATCGGGAGACCAATTTTATTAACAATGCCTACGGTACCCGGATTTTAAGTTCCACCCTGCTTAAATTCAATTACAAAAAAGACAATATCTATGCGGGCATAGGCCTGCAGGCGGGGATCACGCTCATTCATTACAGCAATGCCAACTTAAAAGCGCCCAACAACAGTACCAATACTTTTGCTTTGAATCTAGGGGTCCATTACAATCCGTTTTACGAAGATTTTCCGGATTATATTCCGGAAGGAGAACGCACTGCCTTTACCGAACCCATCAAGTACAATCTGGCTTTCCGCTCTGGGGTAAACGAAAGTGATATCAATGGCAGTGGGCGCTTTCCATTTTATACCTTTTCAGCCTACGCGGATAAACGAATCAATCACAAAAGTGCCTTGCAAGTGGGGGTTGACGTGTTCTTTGCCCGTTTTTTGAAAGAGTTGATCCGGTATGAAAGTATCGCATTTCCGGGTGAGGGAGTCACCGGAGATGAGGACTGGCGTAGAGTAGGCGTGGTGATCGGTCACGAATTGTTTATCAGTAAAATGAGCTTTATCACCCAGCTTGGGTACCATGTTTATTACGACTTTGATTTTGAGGGCCGCTTATACAATCGGATTGGCTTAAAACGCTATTTTGGTGATACCCTCTTCGCCGCGATGACGGTAAAATCACATGGTGCAAAAGCCGAAGCTGTTGAATTTGCATTAGGAGTACGCTTATGA
- a CDS encoding DUF421 domain-containing protein, with protein sequence MENFITTDVPGVLKMILSTFLIFSIMLVITRISGLRTFAKMSSLDFASTIAVGSILASVIMSSGASLVKGGIALVFIIMFQFLFSYFTRTSTLFNKVAANSPLLLMKDGEILQENLKKSNISRSDLIAKLREANVIQFSEVYAVIFETTGDVSVLHGKDPKDLDDRLLEGVRT encoded by the coding sequence ATGGAAAACTTCATCACCACCGACGTACCTGGAGTCCTCAAAATGATCCTCTCCACTTTTCTAATCTTCAGTATCATGCTTGTCATTACCCGTATATCGGGCTTAAGAACCTTCGCAAAAATGTCCAGTCTGGATTTTGCTTCTACTATCGCCGTAGGTTCTATCCTGGCGTCCGTGATTATGAGTTCGGGGGCCTCACTGGTCAAAGGAGGGATCGCACTTGTATTTATTATTATGTTTCAGTTTCTATTCTCCTACTTTACACGCACCAGCACACTCTTTAACAAAGTGGCTGCCAACAGTCCGCTACTGTTGATGAAGGATGGTGAAATACTTCAGGAGAATTTAAAGAAGTCCAACATTTCAAGAAGCGATTTGATCGCCAAATTGCGTGAAGCGAATGTCATTCAATTTTCTGAGGTTTATGCTGTAATTTTTGAGACCACAGGTGATGTGTCTGTACTGCACGGTAAAGACCCCAAAGACTTAGACGATCGATTACTAGAGGGGGTAAGGACCTAA
- a CDS encoding PA2169 family four-helix-bundle protein, with protein sequence METTDHNEKVVNQLNDLLVKNYDAEKGYRNAIENVDNDRLKRFFRDQAARRSQFANELDQEIRNLHGTPKTSGSATGSAHRTWMDVKAALSFDDEESILEECIRGDKASRDEYEEVLEKHDLPTSAADTVMKQLNAVRDTLSAVKGLEDLHD encoded by the coding sequence ATGGAAACAACAGACCACAACGAAAAAGTTGTCAATCAACTCAATGACTTATTAGTCAAGAATTATGATGCCGAAAAAGGGTATCGCAACGCTATTGAAAATGTAGATAATGACCGTCTAAAGCGATTTTTCAGAGATCAGGCAGCTAGACGTAGTCAGTTCGCCAATGAATTGGACCAGGAGATCAGAAATCTTCATGGAACGCCAAAAACGTCGGGTTCTGCTACCGGTAGCGCCCACCGGACCTGGATGGATGTCAAGGCAGCACTTTCTTTTGACGATGAAGAATCGATTTTAGAAGAGTGCATCCGTGGCGATAAAGCCAGCCGGGATGAATATGAAGAAGTACTTGAAAAGCACGATCTTCCCACTTCAGCCGCGGATACGGTGATGAAGCAACTGAATGCGGTGCGCGACACCTTATCTGCCGTCAAAGGTCTAGAGGATTTGCACGACTAA
- a CDS encoding YqaE/Pmp3 family membrane protein, with translation MSILMIILTILLPPLAVGLKHGIGTTLLINILLTLLGWLPGVIHGFYVNAN, from the coding sequence ATGTCTATACTAATGATCATTCTAACCATTTTACTTCCCCCATTAGCCGTCGGATTAAAGCACGGTATTGGTACCACCTTGTTGATCAACATTCTATTGACCCTACTCGGATGGTTGCCGGGAGTAATTCACGGATTTTACGTAAACGCAAACTAA